Below is a genomic region from Kwoniella dejecticola CBS 10117 chromosome 4, complete sequence.
CCGGACTGCCTCACAAGCCGGTCGATGGATCGCTCTCCAGGCTTCGCAGAAGAATATGAATGTCTCGTATTGGGATATCTCCCAGGAGCTTTCGGAATCAGCAGGCAAGTGGGTAGAGGAGCACAAACTGTAGTGTGGTGATGCAGCCTCGAGCTAGCTTGCGTAGATCATGATTGACCAGCTGATGCATACGAAAACCCGGTTTACCTTTCTCCTCATGGAGTTATTGTGATTTGCTGCTGTTTCACCGTAATGAAGGAGATATACTGCATATACTGCCGGCGAACCTGCTATAGCATGATACAGTATAGACTCGCTTGTCATATATCCCGTCGATAATGTGAGCGCTGCAGTGCAGAAGAAGCGAACAAGACATGTTgagatgctgaaggtgagtcatcctaAATTACGGGCCGAGCGTAAAAGCGTTATCATGACCGCACAGAACAACGTGAGGACGTTCATCGACCGTACGGCCTTCGCAGCCGAAATTTCGATAGGATGGGGCGTCCCACTTGGGCTATATTGCCGCAGGGGTCAGCTCAAGACTTGCAGAAGGCGGAGAAACATATCACAGTCACTGACAAATGGAGTTGCACTCGCGGCGTACCGGTGGTAATCACCATCGAATCGTTATATTGGGCTAGACCCGTTCCAGAGctaggcgaagacgatgacgagctaAGACCCAGATCATTTGTTCGCTCAACTGTTTTCGGGGCTACTCTTTTGCCCTATAGGAAGTGCACAGCTGGATGGCATTTGGAGTCGGCGTGGACTTACGATGTTTGATACATGATGAAATCGAGATCCAGCCCTGCCATTTGTGCGATTCTCAGATTAGCCACTATTGGCCCGTACGAAGTTTGCACGCCGTACTGGCGGAGGTAGCATCCGACTGGTCAGAGAAGACGTACATCCGTATCCATTCCTTGCATCGCTGCCATTATACCCCTTCTCATTCGTCAGGACCAGCTCATGTTTACCCTGCTGCAAATTCCTGAGCGAATACAGGACTTGCACAAATACGTCGTCCGTCTTGTTTCCGTTATTATACGTTTTCTCGGCGCCGTCAATGGAGACCGAATAGTAGCCATGACTGACCAGAGGAACCTTCATCAGCGTGCATGCAAGCTTATTCATCTGATGGCTTCAAATAAGGCGCTACTGTGTCGCTTGTATGACTTACTTTGGTCTGAATGCACCAAATAACCAGATCGCATTaccctcaaaatcaaattTCGCCACATCGCCAGTGGTGTAAGACGAATGGAAAGTACTGTTGCTATACTGCCCAACGAACGGATCACCGTCATGGTCGCCTCCATCCCAGTTACCCACGTAGGTGATTAGTGGGGACGGATCGTCGATGGTGATATTGCGATTGATGCTCATGCCAGGAATTGGGTGATATGGAAGCTGGTATCGTGTCTTTATAGCAGGGTCCCTGTCGCGGGTGTATGTCCAGCAAGGCAAGCAGGAGGGAGCAAGAAttacaggtgagtcagatctGTAATGACCGAGTTGCGAGTGACTAGTCTCAGTGAATGAGTGAATGGGTGGGATTGGGAAGATATTATACTGTATATGGTCAAATAGTGAATCGCGAACGATCGCTGAGATGTATGCATGATGTATGCTTGAGAGTGTTCGCCTAGAGGGTGAAAGGAAGAAATAAAGTTTTCACATGCCCAGAATAAGATTCCAGGTCGACAGATGTGTTCTCAACGTTGATCAAAGGCATCCTCAGAGCAGAGAGTGAGATGAGGACGCGAATGAGCCAGCATCATCCCTCAGCCATTCTCAGTAATTCAAAGGCATATCAGTAAACCTCACATCCGTCAACTCCTTTGAACATCAGTCAGCATTCAGATCAGAAAACGATCTGACAAGAGGAAAACAGTATACATGAGGAACAATCGATCTTGACCAAATACTGACGCATCTACAATCTAACTCCGCCGGACCTACCTGCATTCTCATCCTGGTGCATCCAATCAATCTCGTCCCCGCCTCTGACCTTTGTTCCCTCATCGCTTGACCCAGAACCAGATACGTCATGCTCCGTCAACTCGTATGCTTCCGgtccatcctcttcctcatcatgTATGGCATGACcattttcaccttgacccaATTTGGAGTAcccagcttcttccgcaaTCGCAGCATCTTCTTTATTGGCAAGTGCATTCTTGCCCGAGTTCGAGTATAGGTGGACCAGGAAAGTAATTATCAGGTAtaagaggaaagaaagggaaaagtCGAATAGGGCATAAGAGACGTGATCGATGCCTACGCCATCTGCGTATCGCAGTTCTTCGTCTGTAGCTGACATGAAGAGGGTTCTGCGGATGGGCAAATCAGCTAAAACCCTTCATTTTGAATGGCTTGGTCAGTTCAGGCTTACCCTCCTAATGTCAATAACTGAGACATGCAGGCTGTCAGCTGATTTCAGCACAGTCACGGAACGGCTGACTCACGTATGGCGGCAAGTGTTGGAATATCCGGACTGTGCCCGCCGGCGTGGGTTTATCGTTGAGCACAAAACATACTTCGATCAGGCGCAGTGTTCCAGCTGCGATGAGGGCATAGCCGAACAGTCCGTGTATCTGCGAATGAGAGTCAGCCATCTGTCCACCATCGATTGACCCGATCTTCAATTACCTTCgacgatatcatcaaagCTTGTTCGTGTGCACTCATGCCCCATCCAGTCATGATTATGCTGCACTCACAGTCAGCTCATGTGCACAGACCCATCTCGTCGAGATTTGTTCAGAGGACTCACATGACAGCAGGTACGAAAGATCTCTTGCCATTCCTGCTCAAGAACATTCCTAGTAATCCACCAGCCCACCAAAGTACGCCCTATTGATtgatatatcagcttcgcCCAGAGTCTCGCATGACGAAAAGCTGACCATCATAGTGTGTTGCATATCCTTATGTGTCCAAGGTCCACCATGATGTTCAGTAAACGTATTGATTATTCCCTTGTTGGCGGGAAGAATAGCGCGGATCAGCTAATTCAGATCGACCACGAATCTACAACCGATGAAGAAAGCTCACCCAGACCATGATGACCGTACTATCCAGCATCTCCTGACTCCTGCCTGTCCTTTCCAACCACTTCTGACCGACTTGCAGCATGATCACCATGATTGCGGCGTACCCTATGAAGGCTGAGCCCATGATATAGTGCGCAGCACATTGGCCAAGGTGTCCTCCTCTACAGTATCCCAGGGCGGTAGCTACCCCGAAGAGCATTTCTGCGCGAGGACGCCGTCAGCATGATGCAAGAGGCGCGAAGGCTGAAGAGCAAGCGAGAGAGATTGTACGGAACTCACGTGTCCAGCCTAAGATGGGGAATACTTTGCCTATAAACGAATGGAATGGTACGACCCATGGTCTAACGTTCTTCTCCAGGATATGCAATTTCAAGAATGTACCAAGGGCGCCTTGCTAGAAGTGCCAACATACAATTCAGTTGTCATTCTTAGGACGCATTGATCGCTTGATTGGTTGGAGGGAAGGCTGTAATATGCCTTACCGCTATGATCACCCATTTTATTATCTTAGCCATCAGGCCATGGACCTATATAGCAACTCATCTGATATCAGCCTGAATCCTAGATGACTACAATTTCCTAAGGCATCGATAGCGGGGGTTTACTGACAGTCTCAGGATATTGCCTTCCtccatgatgatgaccaaAATACATTCCTAAATATCATAGCTGCCTCAGCGTTCGTTTaacaagatgatggaagctGCCCAAAATATCACACTCACCGACAAAGACCAAAACTATATTTATCGATTGTAACGGTACATGGTATTTTGACCTGCGAACCGATTACATATCTTCTTTGAGCTATCTTGTCACCCGCCAGTCgcatgaggacgatgagcgAAAGGTATAGCTTACTTGGAAAGACCTAAGACCATGCCTATAGGGAAAGAAATACCCCATAAGAAAGTTTGCAGGGCCCCCTGCGCATTGTGAATGCATAGTCAGTCTACAGTCGTGATAGGACATAGAACGTAAAGCGTAGGTTGTGGAAATCAGAATGAGAACAAGAACGTTCGCTAGATAGCATTCGGTACAATTGGGCTATGAGCGGCAAGACCACTCACATGGAAATATATCTTGCCATCTATTGGTACCCCTGGATCTATCTCTGTGACATTATGATGTTCGTGCGCTCGAGCTATAAGAGCAGGTATGGATGTCGAATGAGCATGCAATGACACCGTAAGACAGCGCGGTTTGTACAAGAGGATGAGACACTGACCAGATCCAGCACATAATACGGCCAAAGGGATATACCATATCAGTCTTAATCTTGATCTAGGGCTTGATATTGGCGTTGACATCTCGCCTGAATCCGGTTGGGCAGATCAAGcacaagtcaagtcaagcggCAATTCGAAGACCGGGTCTTCGATGAGTGTTCTCAGTGGTGAAATTTGATCAAGCTTCCGGGACGACTCTTGAAGCCTTGTCTATATTCTAAAGGCTGAAGGAAGTGACCGACGCAGTGAGTATGCTTGGAAATTTGGCAAAcaaaggagaagcagaatgataatgatatAAGAATCTTGACTGCGTCTGGCTTGTTTCTTTGTTCGATGCTGCTTACGTCTGCCGTGACTTTGAAATCCAAAACACGCGAATACAACCGCGGACATAACCGACACCGCAAAAATGGTCATTGGCCGCTAGCCGCAGCTGTGACTGGTCGTGTATAAGTGATTTGAATAGATCAACTAGGTAAGACATGCATATGATCAGAGCACCATGAAGAACAACGGTACTAGGAAAGCGCAGATATGATAAAGTACCTAGGTTGAATAGATTGATGGAAAAAGCTAAAAAAGGCGACTAATATACCCCTGGCGAAGGCGCGATCACTGGTACAGGACTACATTTTAGCCTCGCCTAAAGGTAAGGGATAGAAGCTAAAGCCGGCCCAGCGTCCGCACCAAGTAGATGAGTCAATCTCTTCTGAGCGACTTCGACACCTTCATCGTGAACGACTCCCTTTGATCCATTCGTCAATCTCTCCGGGGCAGATCCATCTTTGAGACCTAATTGTTTATCGGACCACACGTTCTCCGGAGCAACAGCATTAGGCGCTCCTACACctgctcttcctccgacGGCTTTCCAATCTGAGATTCTCTTCAGGTTGAGCTTGTTAAATACAGAATTGACAGATTCCACGAGGTGAGTAATCTGTTCAGTCGAGTGTCCTGGAGTAGGCGTGATTCtcaatcgttcttctccaaCAGCCACAGTCGGataattgatcgattgaacGTAGATATGATGTTTGGATAACAACATATCGGAAGCTTCTTTCGCCAAGGCCGCATCTCCTACGAGAACGGGAATGATGTGCGAAGGATTGGGAACGACTGGGATATCGAGACCTTGAAGCTGTCTCTTGACTTCTCGCGTATTGAGTTGCTGTAATCGCCTATCGCCTTTGTATTCCCTCTGATAAGCTATAGAAGCTTGAGCACCGGCAACGATTGCCGGAGGGAGAGAagtggtgaagatgaatccGGGAGCGTAAGATCGGACTACATCGACTAAATCGGACGATCCAGCGATGTATCCGCCGACAACTCCGTAAGCTTTTCCGAGAGTTCCAGtgatgatatcgattcgGTCCATCACACTACCCTTGACCGGATCGGAGGAGAGTCGAGTGGCGTTGTGAGCATCGTAATCGAGGTGTTCAGCGACACCAGCACCATTCGGACCATACATGCCCACAGCGTGCACTTCATCTAGGAAAGTGATAGCGCCGTATTTGTCGGCCAAGTCGCAAATGGCTTCGATGGGAGCGACAGAACCGCACATGGAGTAGACGGACTCGAAAGCGATGAGTTTTGGGGTCTCCTTAGGGACAGCCTGAAGTTTGGCTTCTAGATCGGCAAGATCGTTGTGCTTGAAGATGACCTTCTTGGCGCCCGAATGTCGGATACCTTGAATCATAGAAGCGTGATTGGACGAATCGGAGAAAATGACACATCCAGGTAATTTGGCTCCGATCGTTGCTAGGCAAGCGTCATTGGCGACGTAGCACGATGAGAAGACCAATGCGGCTTGTTTACGATGAAGAGAAGCGACTTCGTCTTCGAGTGAGAGATGCAATGCACCATTTCCAGCGATGTTTCGGGtaccacctgcacctgcaccgtACCGTTCTAGCGTACGTCTGGGAGCGGAATCGTCAGCTAAAATCCCTTGCCTTCATAATAAGAGTATGGAGAAGCTCACTTCATTGTGCCGAGCACGACCGGATTTTTACTCATACCCAGATAATCGTTTGCACACCATACATCTACTTCATCTTTGACATTGGATGTATGCGCGACTGTGAACTTGGCAGCGAGTCGATTGATGTTATTGAAGTATCGGTATGACCTATTGCCACCGTGTGATCAGcgtcgatctctttcagGGTCGCTCGCATGGTCCACCGAAATGCAAAGAGCCAGAAAGTTTCaggagactcacttgtcctTGTGTTTCTTCTGCAGCTCAGCATCGTAGAAACCTTGATAATCGAATCTACCAGCTGTCCTAGCGGTTTCCTTGACATTCTCAGCTGCTTCCCTGGCAGCTTGAGCGTGAGGGCATTTAGCAGCTTCAGCATTGTTGAACTGGACGTTCTTTTGCTATATCGACGACAAAGTCAGCACTGAGATCTGGAAAAGGGTGGTGTACATAATATATATATCCGTATGATCGGACATCGCAATCACAGATCCCTTTGTTTCCGTTTGTGGAaaaccaactcaccttgtgcatagcttcgacctctttgTTCCCAGCTACAGAAGCGTACGATCTAGCTTGAGAGATGGAAGCGAGCTTGGGACCCATCATGGGGCAAGTCATAGCTTTAGCAGTCAAGGTTGATACGTTTGAATTGACGTTGGTCGATGCCATCGATCGGAGCGAGTTGGCAGTGGAGTGCCCCAAGAAGGGACATACTCCGGAATATCGAAGTAGAGAGGTTACTTGCATGGTGACGGGACTCTCTGTTTGGTTGACAGGCGAATGAGAGTATGTACGATGATCGTAtaaggagaagatgaaggagtaAGAGTGCGATGAAAAGCAGAATGCAAAGAGGGGTAAAAGGGTGAATCGGATCGAAGTGAATTATAAGCGAGTCAGTCGTTTGATGCATACACCGTACACCATACGCGCATAATTCGGAATAAGGTAAAATTGTATTTAGCCTTTTAAAAAACACCCAATCACCAATCGCGATTTACCCATCTGTCAAGTGGCACGAGCCGAGtcattccatctcctcataCTGTTGCATCGTTTCATACACATAGGAACCCGTTGTCAAGACGACTACTATGTGTCTGTGCACACAATATGCATGGGGATATCTGAAGATGCATGGGAATTCTTCAAAAGAGTAATCACCCGATTATGGCAGGTGGCAATCGCAGGAGGTCTTCATATTCACCCTGTGGCAATTGGTACCTTGCAGTCACGTGACTTGGATATTTCGAGATGACCTTCCGTGAAGTGTAAGTAGCCAGACCAGACAGGTATGTCCAAAAAGTTGGATCACTTCGACATAATTGAGCACAACTACGACAGACCGGCTTCACCAGTACACAATCAGCCTAAGAAGGGACGTCAGAAAGATGCGAGTCGACCCGAAATACATATCCGTAGGCTCCAACCGCTCGTCCTGCTGCTCAGCATGCACTTCTAAGGGATTAGTCGCTTTCGGAGCAGGCAAATTCATTGCTCTGTGGAATACCGAAAATCCGCAAAGGGGTGTATATAGGACATTACCAGGACACAAGGGTCAAGTCACCACTGTCAAACTCATAGATGACTCAAGGATAATCTCTAGTGATCGAGAAGGTGAAATTCGAATATGGATCAAAAGTAcccaagacgaagatgagaatgaggatggagatggagaatggagatgtCATACCAATTGGATCGCCCATCCGAACGCTTCTATCTCTGCAATTGGGGTGTCGCCTGATGGACAGACAATCTTCACCGGAGGATCGGACAGTACGATACGAATTTGGAGTTTGAGTGCTCAAGGCAAGCCGGAAAAGGTGCAAGCAATTGGATTGGGGTCTATGTTGCCTTTAGATCTGGAATTGGCTTATCTACCGGATTCAAAGGGTGCGTGTGTGTagattcagcttgtctccCTATAGAATCTTAAAAAAGCGACGAAGATTACTGAGCTGAGCTAATCTTGTCGTGGCGTTTGTGAACCAGCTCCTATCCTAGCTGTGGGATGTACGGACAAATTGATCCGGATATATACGATATCGCCAAATAAcgaatacatacatacgcTCTCGTTAGAAGGACACGAAGACTGGGTCAGATGTCTGTCATTCACCTCgtacccttctccttcggatGCGAGTAGAGAAGACCTGGTACTGGCTAGTGGATCGCAAGATAATTATATCAGATTATGGAGAGTTTCATGTGCACcagagcaagatcaaggtcaggAAGAACAGGTCAAATCCGCTGAGGCAGATACAAAGGAAGGTTTAGATTTGCTGGACGAATTCGAGAGAAGGCTGAACGGCGAAGGAAGTGGGCAGATTAGTACGAAAGCTCATGTGATGTCTGTGCAAGATGGCGGAAGGTGCGCTCAAGTCCTCCTACCGCTCACATCCATGTTACGCCCACATCATGCCATGTCGGTTGTACTGATACACTGACCCGCACGAAATAGGTCATTGAGGTACAATATCACCCTCGAAGCCCTGTTAGTAGGCCACGAATCGGGATTAACAAATGCTCACTGGTCGCCTCCCTCTAAAActatctcatcttcgccatTATTGTTATCGACGGCAGCCGACAATTCCCTGATTATCTGGGTACCCTCCTCTGTGTCAACTTCCTCAGACGGGATATGGGTACCAGAGCATCGATTCGGTGctatcggaggaagaggtctGAGCTTTTACGGTGCCCTATGGGGTAAAGGCGGGCAAAGTGTAATCGCCTCAGGATGGAATGGAGGGCTGGAAAGATGGGTCAAAGTGCAGAatggagacgaagaggaagtttgGGAGGTCAGAAGCGGAGTAAATGGACATTATGGGGATGTACAGAGTTTGACGTGGGATCCAAGGGGAGAATATCTCATCTCGGTCTCGTAAGTCTTCCTAGCTGCCAAGACTTGTCCTGTTCTACTTCAACACACCTTTTCTTCGCATTAAGCAACCCCAGCAATCGTACCTGGCTGCGTCTATCGTCAGTCATCATGTATGGAGTGCACGGCTAACCGTGAATGTGTTGTGTATCATCTGCAGCTCCGATCAGACATCCCGAATACACGCTGAGTCGTCGACGTCGGCAAATGCGAGATGGGCAGAAATTGCGAGACCGCAGATCCACGGATACGACATGACTGACATCGCGTTCATCTCGCCATTGCGCTTTGTCAGCTCGGCAGATGAGAAAGTAGCTAGAGTATTCGATGCTCCTGAAGGTTTTGTCGAGTCGCTACG
It encodes:
- a CDS encoding 5-aminolevulinic acid synthase; this encodes MQVTSLLRYSGVCPFLGHSTANSLRSMASTNVNSNVSTLTAKAMTCPMMGPKLASISQARSYASVAGNKEVEAMHKQKNVQFNNAEAAKCPHAQAAREAAENVKETARTAGRFDYQGFYDAELQKKHKDKSYRYFNNINRLAAKFTVAHTSNVKDEVDVWCANDYLGMSKNPVVLGTMKRTLERYGAGAGGTRNIAGNGALHLSLEDEVASLHRKQAALVFSSCYVANDACLATIGAKLPGCVIFSDSSNHASMIQGIRHSGAKKVIFKHNDLADLEAKLQAVPKETPKLIAFESVYSMCGSVAPIEAICDLADKYGAITFLDEVHAVGMYGPNGAGVAEHLDYDAHNATRLSSDPVKGSVMDRIDIITGTLGKAYGVVGGYIAGSSDLVDVVRSYAPGFIFTTSLPPAIVAGAQASIAYQREYKGDRRLQQLNTREVKRQLQGLDIPVVPNPSHIIPVLVGDAALAKEASDMLLSKHHIYVQSINYPTVAVGEERLRITPTPGHSTEQITHLVESVNSVFNKLNLKRISDWKAVGGRAGVGAPNAVAPENVWSDKQLGLKDGSAPERLTNGSKGVVHDEGVEVAQKRLTHLLGADAGPALASIPYL